A single window of Methylobacterium nodulans ORS 2060 DNA harbors:
- the fdhF gene encoding formate dehydrogenase subunit alpha, translating into MALIKEIDYGTPIRVAEKTVTLTIDGESVTVPAGTSVMAAAMTAGTQIPKLCATDSLEPFGSCRLCLVEIEGRRGTPASCTTPAEDGMVVHTQTDRLAKLRKGVMELYISDHPLDCLTCAANGDCELQDMAGAVGLREVRYEEGADHFKKSSDLYLPKDESNPYFTYDPAKCIVCNRCVRACEEVQGTFALTIAGRGFDSRVAAGPTNFFESECVSCGACVQACPTATLQEKSIIAHGQPEHSAVTTCAYCGVGCAFKAEMQGTRVVRMVPYKDGKANEGHSCVKGRFAYGYAAHKDRITKPMIRKKITDPWREVSWEEAIAYAASEFKRIQDSFGRDAVGGITSSRCTNEEAYLVQKLVRAAFGNNNVDTCARVCHSPTGYGLKTTLGTSAGTQDFKSVDEADVILVVGANPTDGHPVFGSRMKKRLRQGAKLIVADPRRIDLVKSPHIKADYHLPLKPGSNVAFVNAMAHVIVTEGLVDEAYVRERCDLADFEVWARFVADERHAPEMVGPMIGVDPADLRAAARLYATGGAAAIYYGLGVTEHSQGSTMVMGLANLAMATGNIGKPGAGVNPLRGQNNVQGSCDMGSFPHELSGYRHVSDDATRETFESLWGATLSAEPGLRITNMLDEAVGGGFKGLYIQGEDIAQSDPDTHHVTAGLRAMECIVIQDLFLNETAKYAHVFLPGASFLEKDGTFTNAERRISRVRKVMPPLGGYADWEGTMLLSNALGYPMHYTHPSEIMDEIAQLTPSFAGVSYARLDELGSIQWPCNAEAPEGTPMMHVDRFVRGLGKFMITEYVPTDERTTAKYPLILTTGRILSQYNVGAQTRRTHNSRWHEEDVLEIHPFDAESRGIVDGDLVALESRSGDIALKARVTERMQPGIVYTTFHHAKTGANVITTDYSDWATNCPEYKVTAVQVRRTNRPSDWQARFYEEDVSLTRIAQRLDAAE; encoded by the coding sequence ATGGCCCTGATCAAGGAAATCGACTACGGCACCCCGATCCGCGTCGCCGAGAAGACGGTGACGCTGACGATCGATGGCGAGAGCGTGACCGTGCCGGCCGGCACCTCCGTGATGGCCGCCGCCATGACGGCCGGCACGCAGATCCCCAAGCTCTGCGCCACCGACAGCCTCGAACCCTTCGGCTCCTGCCGTCTCTGCCTCGTCGAGATCGAGGGGCGGCGCGGCACCCCGGCCTCCTGCACCACCCCGGCCGAGGACGGCATGGTGGTGCACACCCAGACCGACAGGCTCGCCAAGCTGCGCAAGGGGGTGATGGAGCTCTACATCTCCGACCACCCGCTCGACTGCCTGACCTGTGCGGCGAACGGCGATTGCGAGCTGCAGGACATGGCGGGCGCCGTGGGCCTGCGCGAGGTGCGCTACGAGGAGGGGGCGGATCACTTCAAGAAATCCTCGGACCTCTACCTGCCGAAGGACGAATCGAACCCCTACTTCACCTACGACCCGGCGAAGTGCATCGTCTGCAACCGCTGCGTCCGGGCCTGCGAGGAGGTGCAGGGCACCTTCGCGCTCACCATCGCGGGCCGCGGCTTCGACTCCCGCGTGGCCGCCGGTCCCACCAACTTCTTCGAATCCGAGTGCGTCTCCTGCGGCGCCTGCGTGCAGGCCTGCCCGACCGCGACGCTCCAGGAGAAGTCGATCATCGCGCACGGCCAGCCCGAGCACTCGGCGGTGACGACCTGCGCCTATTGCGGCGTCGGCTGCGCCTTCAAGGCCGAGATGCAGGGCACCCGAGTGGTGCGGATGGTCCCCTACAAGGATGGCAAGGCCAACGAGGGCCATTCCTGCGTCAAGGGCCGCTTCGCCTACGGCTACGCCGCCCACAAGGACCGCATCACCAAGCCGATGATCCGGAAAAAAATCACGGATCCCTGGCGCGAGGTGTCGTGGGAGGAGGCCATTGCCTACGCGGCCTCCGAGTTCAAGCGCATCCAGGACAGCTTTGGCCGCGACGCGGTCGGCGGCATCACCTCCTCGCGCTGCACCAACGAGGAGGCCTACCTCGTCCAGAAGCTCGTGCGCGCCGCCTTCGGCAACAACAACGTCGATACCTGCGCGCGCGTCTGCCACTCGCCCACGGGCTACGGCCTCAAGACCACGCTCGGCACCTCCGCCGGCACCCAGGACTTCAAGTCGGTGGATGAGGCCGACGTGATCCTGGTGGTCGGCGCCAACCCGACGGACGGCCACCCGGTCTTCGGCTCGCGGATGAAGAAGCGCCTGCGCCAGGGCGCCAAGCTGATCGTGGCCGATCCGCGCCGGATCGACCTCGTGAAGTCGCCCCACATCAAGGCCGACTACCACCTGCCGCTCAAGCCCGGCTCCAACGTCGCCTTCGTGAACGCGATGGCGCATGTCATCGTCACCGAGGGGCTGGTCGACGAGGCCTATGTGCGCGAGCGCTGCGACCTCGCCGATTTCGAGGTCTGGGCCCGCTTCGTGGCCGATGAGCGCCACGCGCCCGAAATGGTCGGCCCGATGATCGGCGTCGATCCGGCGGATCTGCGCGCCGCCGCCCGGCTCTACGCCACGGGCGGAGCCGCGGCGATCTATTACGGGCTCGGCGTCACCGAGCACAGCCAGGGCTCGACCATGGTGATGGGCCTTGCGAATCTCGCGATGGCCACCGGCAACATCGGCAAGCCCGGCGCCGGCGTGAACCCGCTGCGCGGCCAGAACAACGTCCAGGGCTCCTGCGACATGGGCTCGTTCCCGCACGAGCTCTCGGGCTACCGACACGTCTCGGACGACGCCACCCGCGAGACCTTCGAGTCGCTCTGGGGCGCGACGCTCTCGGCCGAGCCGGGGCTTCGCATCACCAACATGCTCGACGAGGCGGTGGGCGGCGGCTTCAAGGGGCTGTACATCCAGGGCGAGGACATCGCCCAGTCGGACCCCGACACGCACCACGTCACGGCGGGCCTCAGGGCGATGGAATGCATCGTCATCCAGGACCTGTTCCTGAACGAGACCGCGAAATACGCCCATGTCTTCCTGCCGGGCGCCTCGTTCCTGGAGAAGGACGGCACCTTCACCAATGCCGAGCGGCGCATCAGCCGCGTGCGCAAGGTGATGCCGCCGCTCGGCGGCTACGCCGACTGGGAGGGCACCATGCTGCTCTCCAACGCGCTCGGCTACCCGATGCACTACACGCACCCGTCGGAGATCATGGACGAGATCGCGCAGCTCACCCCGAGCTTCGCGGGCGTGTCCTATGCCCGGCTGGACGAGCTCGGCTCGATCCAGTGGCCGTGCAACGCGGAGGCCCCCGAGGGCACGCCGATGATGCATGTCGACCGCTTCGTGCGGGGCCTCGGCAAGTTCATGATCACCGAGTACGTGCCCACCGACGAGCGCACTACGGCCAAGTATCCGCTGATCCTCACCACCGGGCGCATCCTGTCCCAGTACAATGTCGGCGCGCAGACCCGGCGCACCCACAATTCGCGCTGGCATGAGGAGGATGTGCTGGAGATCCATCCCTTCGATGCCGAGAGCCGCGGCATCGTGGACGGGGACCTCGTCGCGCTGGAGAGCCGGTCGGGCGACATCGCGCTCAAGGCCCGCGTCACCGAGCGGATGCAGCCGGGGATCGTCTACACCACCTTCCACCACGCCAAGACGGGCGCCAACGTCATCACCACCGACTATTCGGACTGGGCGACCAACTGCCCCGAATACAAGGTGACGGCGGTGCAGGTCCGGCGTACCAACCGGCCTTCCGATTGGCAGGCCCGGTTCTATGAGGAAGACGTCTCCCTCACCCGCATCGCCCAACGGCTCGATGCCGCCGAGTAG
- a CDS encoding formate dehydrogenase beta subunit, translating to MSVTIFVPRDAVAVGLGAERVVTALTRGAASRNLDIRIVRTGSRGMVWLEPMVEVATPEGRIAYGPVRPGDVESLLDAGLAEGGAHRLRIGRPEEHPFLARQQRLTFHRCGVVDPVSVADYRAHGGYRGLARALEIGPADTVDAVKVSGLRGRGGAGFPTGIKWNTVMLAEADQKYVVCNADEGDSGTFADRMLMEGDPFTLIEGMTIAGVAVGATRGYIYLRSEYPNAYQILKTAIAAGERAGVLGRNILGSGKDFFLEVRLGAGAYICGEETSLLESLEGKRGIVRAKPPIPALKGLFGRPTLVNNVLSFAAVPWILEHGGEAYANYGMGRSRGTLPIQLAGNVKYGGLIETAFGITLRAVIEDFGGGSLSGRPVRAAQVGGPLGAYFPDVLFDTPMDYEAFAARKGLVGHGGVVVFDDTVDMARQARFAFEFCAVESCGKCTPCRIGAVRGRETMERLLAGEAPAEPLRLIEDLCEVMTDGSLCAMGGLTPVPVMSAITHFPEDFDRSSRLPLAAE from the coding sequence GTGAGCGTCACGATCTTCGTTCCCCGCGACGCCGTCGCGGTCGGCCTCGGCGCCGAGCGCGTCGTCACGGCCCTGACCCGCGGCGCGGCTTCGCGCAACCTCGACATCCGCATCGTCCGCACCGGCTCGCGCGGGATGGTCTGGCTGGAGCCGATGGTGGAGGTGGCGACGCCAGAGGGCCGCATCGCCTACGGTCCGGTGCGGCCGGGCGATGTCGAGTCGCTGCTCGATGCCGGGCTCGCCGAGGGCGGCGCCCATCGCCTGCGCATCGGCCGGCCGGAGGAACATCCCTTTCTCGCCCGCCAGCAGCGCCTGACCTTCCATCGCTGCGGCGTGGTCGATCCGGTCTCGGTGGCGGATTACCGGGCGCATGGCGGCTATCGCGGCCTCGCGCGCGCCCTGGAGATCGGCCCTGCCGACACGGTCGATGCGGTGAAGGTCTCCGGCCTGCGCGGCCGCGGCGGGGCGGGCTTCCCGACCGGCATCAAGTGGAACACCGTGATGCTGGCCGAGGCCGACCAAAAATACGTGGTCTGCAACGCCGACGAGGGCGATTCCGGCACCTTCGCCGATCGCATGTTGATGGAGGGCGATCCCTTCACGCTGATCGAGGGCATGACGATCGCGGGCGTCGCGGTCGGCGCCACGCGCGGCTACATCTATCTGCGCTCCGAATACCCGAACGCTTATCAGATCCTGAAAACCGCCATCGCGGCGGGTGAGCGGGCGGGCGTGCTCGGCCGCAACATCTTAGGCTCGGGCAAGGACTTCTTCCTCGAAGTCCGGCTCGGCGCGGGCGCCTATATCTGCGGCGAGGAGACCTCGCTCCTCGAAAGCCTGGAGGGCAAGCGCGGCATCGTGCGGGCGAAGCCCCCGATCCCGGCGCTGAAGGGCCTGTTCGGGCGTCCGACCCTCGTCAACAACGTGCTCTCCTTCGCGGCGGTGCCGTGGATCCTGGAGCATGGCGGCGAGGCCTACGCGAATTACGGCATGGGCCGCTCGCGCGGGACGCTGCCGATCCAGCTCGCCGGCAACGTGAAGTATGGCGGCCTGATCGAGACCGCCTTCGGCATCACCTTGCGCGCGGTGATCGAGGATTTCGGCGGCGGCTCGCTCTCGGGCCGGCCGGTGCGCGCCGCGCAGGTGGGCGGCCCGCTCGGCGCCTATTTCCCCGATGTGCTGTTCGACACGCCGATGGACTACGAGGCCTTCGCGGCCAGGAAGGGCCTGGTCGGCCATGGCGGCGTGGTGGTGTTCGACGATACCGTCGACATGGCGCGCCAGGCCCGCTTCGCCTTCGAGTTCTGTGCCGTCGAATCCTGCGGCAAGTGCACGCCCTGCCGGATCGGCGCGGTGCGCGGGCGCGAGACTATGGAGCGGCTCCTCGCAGGCGAGGCTCCGGCCGAGCCCCTGCGGCTGATCGAGGACCTCTGCGAGGTCATGACCGACGGCTCGCTCTGCGCCATGGGCGGCCTCACGCCCGTGCCGGTGATGAGCGCCATCACCCACTTCCCGGAAGATTTCGACCGCAGCTCCCGGCTGCCGCTGGCGGCCGAGTGA
- a CDS encoding LysR family transcriptional regulator, with translation MIDRLEFILALAREQHFGRAAQACGVSQQTLSAGVKQLEERLGVMLVQRGSRFQGFTPEGERVLEWARRIVGDARAMRQEVAALRRGLSGTLRMAAVPTATPVVAALTTPFRARHPAVRFSVQSATSHEIIRQIANLELDAGLTYLENEPLGRVTMVPLYREQYRLLTAADGIYGGRDSVTWAEVAHIPLCLLTPNMQNRRIIDRQLRAVGAEPAPILESNSMIVLVTHVRTAKWASIMPAALAETFRLTERVRAVPITDPDVSHTIGLVVPDRDPMTPLVAAFLAEARAIAPHLENDLAAL, from the coding sequence ATGATCGACCGACTGGAATTCATCCTCGCGCTGGCGCGAGAACAGCATTTCGGGCGCGCCGCCCAGGCCTGCGGCGTCTCCCAGCAGACCCTCTCGGCCGGCGTGAAGCAGCTGGAGGAGCGGCTGGGCGTGATGCTGGTGCAGCGCGGCTCGCGCTTCCAGGGCTTCACGCCCGAGGGCGAGCGCGTGCTCGAATGGGCCCGGCGCATCGTCGGCGACGCGCGCGCCATGCGCCAGGAGGTGGCGGCCCTGCGTCGGGGCCTGTCGGGCACGCTGCGGATGGCGGCGGTGCCGACCGCGACCCCCGTGGTGGCGGCCCTGACGACGCCGTTCCGGGCGCGCCACCCGGCGGTGCGCTTCAGCGTGCAATCGGCGACCTCCCACGAGATCATCCGCCAGATCGCCAATCTCGAGCTCGATGCGGGCCTGACCTACCTGGAGAACGAGCCCCTCGGCCGCGTCACCATGGTGCCGCTCTACCGGGAGCAGTACCGGCTGCTCACCGCGGCGGACGGCATCTATGGCGGGCGCGACAGCGTGACCTGGGCGGAGGTGGCGCATATCCCGCTCTGCCTGCTCACGCCCAACATGCAGAACCGGCGCATCATCGACCGGCAGCTCCGCGCTGTCGGGGCCGAGCCGGCCCCGATCCTCGAATCGAACTCGATGATCGTGCTCGTCACCCATGTGCGCACGGCGAAATGGGCGAGCATCATGCCGGCGGCGCTCGCCGAGACCTTCAGGCTGACCGAACGCGTCCGGGCGGTGCCGATCACCGACCCGGATGTCAGCCACACGATCGGCCTCGTGGTGCCGGATCGCGACCCCATGACGCCGCTGGTCGCCGCCTTTCTGGCCGAGGCGCGCGCCATCGCGCCCCATCTCGAAAACGATCTCGCGGCCCTCTGA
- a CDS encoding GFA family protein produces MLTGGCYCGRVRFAADAPAFHETVCHCASCRRAVGAASVAWLSVKRASFRLTAGEPIRFRSSPGVTRSFCGTCGTSLTYEAEAYPDELDLTIASLDDPDAVPPKDHTQAAERLRWTSLADGLPVHPRTRPGR; encoded by the coding sequence ATGCTGACGGGCGGATGCTATTGCGGGCGGGTGCGCTTTGCGGCCGATGCGCCGGCCTTCCACGAGACGGTCTGCCACTGCGCCTCCTGCCGCCGGGCGGTCGGAGCCGCCTCCGTGGCGTGGCTCAGCGTGAAGCGGGCATCGTTCCGGCTGACTGCGGGAGAGCCCATCCGGTTCCGGTCGAGCCCGGGCGTCACCCGCAGCTTCTGCGGCACCTGCGGCACGTCGCTCACCTACGAGGCCGAGGCCTATCCGGACGAGCTCGACCTGACGATCGCAAGCCTCGACGATCCCGACGCGGTGCCGCCGAAAGACCACACCCAGGCGGCCGAGCGCCTGCGCTGGACCTCCCTCGCCGACGGCCTGCCGGTTCATCCCCGGACCCGTCCCGGGCGGTAG
- a CDS encoding formate dehydrogenase subunit gamma encodes MPGYEPWSGARAARIIAEHTHLEGATLPILHALQETFGYVDNEAIPLIADALNLSKAEVHGCITFYHDFRAKPAGRHVVKLCRAEACQAVGADALHAEVLRRLEVDWHGTTRDGAVTVEPVFCLGLCACGPAALIDGEPVARLDADGLQAALTEVAA; translated from the coding sequence ATGCCGGGATACGAGCCCTGGAGCGGCGCGCGCGCCGCCAGGATCATCGCCGAACACACCCATCTGGAAGGTGCCACGCTGCCGATCCTGCACGCCCTGCAGGAGACCTTCGGCTACGTGGACAACGAGGCGATCCCGCTCATCGCCGATGCCCTGAACCTCTCGAAGGCCGAGGTTCATGGCTGCATCACCTTCTATCACGATTTCCGGGCCAAGCCCGCCGGCCGGCACGTGGTGAAGCTCTGCCGGGCCGAGGCCTGCCAGGCGGTCGGGGCCGATGCGCTCCACGCCGAGGTGCTGCGCCGTCTCGAAGTCGACTGGCACGGCACCACCCGCGACGGCGCAGTGACGGTGGAGCCGGTCTTCTGCCTCGGCCTCTGCGCCTGCGGCCCGGCCGCCCTCATCGACGGCGAGCCCGTCGCCCGGCTCGATGCCGACGGCCTGCAGGCCGCCCTGACGGAGGTTGCGGCGTGA
- the coxB gene encoding cytochrome c oxidase subunit II — protein sequence MGMARAQHRRFGRSFVGGAAIAAALLTGTAAFAAGTGQPEPWQMDLQKPVTEVATEIYNFHHLLNVIMVGIVLLVLVLLLLVIFRFNERSQPNPSRTTHNTILEVAWTVVPVLILVAIAIPSFRVLRTQLSDPKADLMVKVIGHAWYWSYEYPQEVGGFKFDANLLEGEDQEKSGQPKLLATDNEMVVPVNKIVKIQVTAADVMHSWAMPSFGFKIDAIPGRLNQFWFKAEREGTYHGQCSELCGQRHAYMPITVRVVSDEAFQAWTAEAKTKFARIDTSGAKFASAR from the coding sequence ATGGGGATGGCGAGGGCGCAGCATCGGCGATTCGGCCGATCGTTCGTGGGAGGCGCCGCGATCGCGGCCGCACTCCTGACCGGGACCGCGGCCTTCGCGGCGGGCACCGGCCAGCCCGAGCCGTGGCAGATGGACCTCCAGAAGCCCGTCACGGAGGTGGCCACCGAGATCTACAACTTCCACCACCTGCTCAACGTCATCATGGTGGGCATCGTCCTGCTGGTGCTGGTGCTGCTGCTGCTGGTGATCTTCCGCTTCAATGAGCGGTCGCAGCCGAACCCGTCGCGCACCACGCACAACACCATCCTGGAGGTGGCCTGGACGGTCGTCCCGGTGCTGATCCTGGTGGCGATCGCGATCCCGTCCTTCCGGGTGCTGCGCACGCAGCTCTCCGACCCGAAGGCCGACCTGATGGTCAAGGTCATCGGCCACGCCTGGTACTGGTCCTACGAGTACCCGCAGGAGGTCGGCGGCTTCAAGTTCGACGCCAACCTGCTCGAGGGCGAAGACCAGGAGAAGTCAGGCCAGCCCAAGCTGCTCGCCACCGACAACGAGATGGTCGTGCCGGTGAACAAGATCGTGAAGATCCAGGTCACCGCCGCGGACGTGATGCATTCCTGGGCGATGCCGTCCTTCGGGTTCAAGATCGACGCGATCCCGGGCCGCCTGAACCAGTTCTGGTTCAAGGCTGAGCGCGAGGGTACCTATCATGGCCAGTGCTCCGAACTCTGCGGCCAGCGCCACGCCTACATGCCCATCACCGTGCGCGTGGTGAGCGACGAGGCCTTCCAGGCCTGGACCGCCGAGGCGAAGACCAAGTTCGCCCGCATCGACACCAGCGGGGCCAAGTTCGCCTCCGCCCGCTGA